The window CTGGGCAATCCATTTGAATCGGCGATGATATACAGCTATGGTTTGATTTGGTTAGGTATTGCCTTTTTAATTGCTCATGGTATCCGTCAGTTACGTCGTGCTCGTAGAGAGACGCGAAGGGTGTTAAATGAGCAGGTAGCTTAAATGAATAGAGAGCTTAATTTTAAAGTTATTTAAAAATTACTGAGCAAAACTAACCCTATAAAAGATCATAAAAAAACGGACGATTCAGCTATTATTTAAGCCGAATCGTCCGTTCTATCGTAAAGAAACAAGTGCGTTGTTAAACTAACACCTCTAATATAAAAGCGGCTAGTCTAAATGTTGCTTAAAACCGCGCTGTTTATCACGTTCCCAATCGCGGTCTTTTAAGGTTTTGCGTTTGTCGTGCTGTTTTTTACCTACCGCCAGCGCAATTTGGCATTTGACCATTGAGCGCTTCCAATAACAAGACAACGGTATGCAGGAATAGCCTTTTTGGTTGACTGCCCCAAATAGTTTTTCAATTTCGCGGCGATTGAGCAGCAGCTTGCGAGTCCGAATACTATCAGGGTCTACATGGGTCGAGCTTGAAAGTAGGGCTTGCACATGCGACCCAAATAAGAACGCTTCCCCATTACGGAAGGTAACGTAAGCTTCCGTAATCTTCATTTTACCGGCACGGATGGCTTTAACTTCCCAACCTTGGAGTGACAAACCTGCTTCAAACGTCTCTTCAATAAAGTACTCGTGGCGAGCCTTTTTATTGGCACAAATTTGATTGTCAGGCTTTTTTGATTTTTTTGACATGGCTTCCTCTTCTAGACATGGCGTCTTGGTCTGACCAGTTCCTCATCCTATCGTCAAACCTAACTATTTGGTTTTGACTACAAATACAGATGAGTCGAACCGCCTATTGTA of the Psychrobacter sp. LV10R520-6 genome contains:
- the smpB gene encoding SsrA-binding protein SmpB, coding for MSKKSKKPDNQICANKKARHEYFIEETFEAGLSLQGWEVKAIRAGKMKITEAYVTFRNGEAFLFGSHVQALLSSSTHVDPDSIRTRKLLLNRREIEKLFGAVNQKGYSCIPLSCYWKRSMVKCQIALAVGKKQHDKRKTLKDRDWERDKQRGFKQHLD